Below is a genomic region from Neovison vison isolate M4711 chromosome 9, ASM_NN_V1, whole genome shotgun sequence.
AGGCACACATCTAGGCAAGGGAACCGAAAGATTAAGAgccaaacacacagacacacacaactgACCTGGAGAGACAGTCTCACAGAGAGGCACACCTAGGTACACAGCCTTGGATACAGAGACCCACACATGCGTGCCAGGGCCTCCACAAAGTTCCCTCTGTCTGAGCTGGCACCTCTGGAGGTCTcctgggctggctggctggagtgCTGAGAAGGGGGAGGTGCCCAGGCCACACCAGCGCTGGTCACAGTCCCCATCCTCTAAGGCCTCGGGCTTCCTGGGTCTCATCCACTCATCCAGTGCTTTTGAGAGCTGGAAGCTTGGTGGGCAGGGCCAGGCCATGCACCGGTTCTCAGGAGAGTGAGATACAGGATGTCCACTCCAGCTTCCCTACTGTGGCTGCAcccccatccaggtgcccagaaccaggCCTGAGGATGGGGGCGTTGGCTCTGTGGGGTACTTAGACCTGTTGGGACCCAGATTCCTCTGCTGGGGAAGCCAGAGATGTGGGAAAGGACTCTCTTCTAGACCCCTCTCTTCCTAGGCCTCACCCTACCCCTTCCTCCTCACCACCCTTTCCTCTGCTCTCTACCTGCCACAGGCTCAGGACTGCAGGTGGATACCCACTGCCCAGGATTCACTGAGTGTGGACAGGACAGCCTCTTTGGAAGGCCAGCTGTACTGGAGTTCTGCCTCGGCATGGGCCTTGCCATCAAGCCAGCCCCGTGGTCTGTGCTGGTCTGAGGGTGCTGCCTGTCATGGGGGCAGCCATCTCCCAGGGGGCCCTCATTGCCATCGTCTGCAACGGCCTCGTAGGCTTCTTGCTGTTGCTGCTCTGGGTCATTCTCTGCTGGGCCTGCCATTCCCGCTCTGCGGACATCGACTCTCTCTCCGAATCCAGTCCCAACTCCAGCCCCGGCCCCTGTCCTGAGAAGGCACCCCCGCCCCAGAAGCCCAGCCATGAAGGCAGCTACCTGCTGCAGCCCTGAAGGCCCCTCACCTCACCTGGAGTCTGGGGCCTAAGTCTGCCCCACCCAGAGCCTGGAATCGGAATCCCAGGGTCTAGCCAGCCTGGGGTCCAGAACCCAGAGTCCAGCCTGTCTGGAGCTGGACCTAGCAGCCCAGAGTCGAGCCAGTCTGGCTCCACAAGGAGCTCTGGTGGCTCTTGGTAgacaggcctggggtggggattCCTGAGTTGGTGCTAGGGCCAGGGCCATCTCGACTGTGCTCCATTCTGAGGGCCAGGGACTGGGACCACCTCTCCCTAGGCCAATTGCCTCCAGGCCCTTGAGGTTGGGGAAGCAAACTGGAATCCATGGCAATAACGGGAGGGTGTCCAGGCTGGGCCCCTCCTCAGGTCCTCCCACTGTTTGCTGGATAATAAATGGAACTATGGCTCTACCCTGagatttcctcctcttcctgaggGCCCTGCGGTAGCAACATTAAAGGTGTAGGGTGAGCTTCCAGACACAGGTTTATTTGTGCAAAGTGGGACAGGATAATGGTTGAGGGCCAAGTCCTGGGGTGAGGTGCTGGGATCAGGGCCAATGTAGAGTGCTGATGGTAGATGCTGGGACCTGGTTAGGGGTGGGGTCACATACCGAGTACTAAGGCTGGGCTTGGGTGCAGGGTCAGGGGttacaagtaacaggttcagaaaAATGGGACAGGGACTGAGGCCAGGCCCTCAGGTCTTGGTTTTCACTTCCCTCACCAGGTTCAGCAGTTTATCCAATTTTGCGATCTCCACAGCTGGACCCTTCTGTACCTCCTGTCCCTTCTTTTCCTGTGGAGGGTGGAAGTACATGGTGGGTGGGAGGAATGGTGAGGGATGGGCCACCTTTCTctggatcccagctctgcctcctctgcccagCCTGCCCCAGCTATGTTCCGCCCCTCTCTTGGCCAGTTAGATTCTGGATCCCTGCCTCTCCCAACTGAGGTTAGGAGACCTGGGCCCACCTGGGACCTCTGAGAAGCATCCAGTCTAGCTCTGAATCTCAGCTCAACAGTCTTGATGCTGGGAGGAGTGGCAGAAGGTGTCTACCCACTAACCTCAGAGGAAGTAGCCTTTCAGGCTAGGAGAGCTGTAGCTCTGGGGAGAGGTAAGACCTTTTGAGGTTGGGACCTCCCGTCCCACAGGAGGGGTCCTGGCTGAGTCCTAACAAGGAGCTAAGAGGTATGTGTTTGCAGAGGGAGACAAGTGTGGACCAAGCCACAGGTACCCTCACCTTGTACCAAAACTTTAAGGTCAGTTGGGAGTGGGTGACATTTGGGGCCAGGCCTGCTGTTTCAGACATACCCAGGGTGGAGGAGGGTGTCAAGAGACCCAGGAGGGCAGATGAAATGTCCCATGTGTTTCCAGTTGTCTCAAGCTAGGGCTGTCCCTCAAAAGAGAAGATCCTAAATTTATGAGCCCTCATCCCAGCCTACAGGGCACTCTAATGCCCTGAGAAAAAGAGTATTGGGACACGGGGTATGTGTCATTCACAGGTCCCAAGAGCTCCACGGCAGACCAGCACCAGTCCTATTCTCCCTTCTGTCCAGGCAGCGGGGTATGGGCTAGGCTGCGGCAGCTACCatttcctgccttccctctgctccaGATCCGCCCCCTCTCCCGCCCTCTCAGCCACCTGTGCCCACTGCTCACTGGCACCTGCTCCAGCCTTGCCTGCTGAGGGCCCAGCCTGGGTCTGGCCTGGGCTGTGAGGAGAGGAGCGTGCATGGCCAGCAGGCCCCTTCCTGGCCCCATCCCACTGCGGACACCATGCAGAGCTCAGATTTCCTCCCGGTGTTACCACTGCACCTGCTCCAaaatctgtctccctctcccctcgtGGCCCAGTGCCTTTGCCACTACCCAAATCACCTCTACACTCTCCAGGCAGAGGACAAAGATGCCTTTTCCTTTAACTATTCTCCCTTCCAAATCAAGTCACTGTTCTCTTCTTGGCCTCACCCAACCCCCTGGGAGTTAGTGGGACCTGGCTTACAGTCCCAGCTTTGTCGTTAACTCCCtctatgactttgggcaaggccCTTGCCTTTGTATAAGCTCAGTTTCCCATCTACACTGTAGTGAGGGAAAGATAGTCTTTGACCTTTGACAAGCTGTGCTCTGACACCAATTAGAGGAAGCTTCCTGGATCAGGAAGTTGGGTCTCTGTGACTAGACCCTCCTGGAAAGGGCAGGGAGATGGCAGCCCAAAGAGGAGGGGGTAGTAGGGATGCCTGATGACTTCCTTTGGCACAAATCACTTGGCTATGGATAAGATC
It encodes:
- the ENHO gene encoding adropin; protein product: MGAAISQGALIAIVCNGLVGFLLLLLWVILCWACHSRSADIDSLSESSPNSSPGPCPEKAPPPQKPSHEGSYLLQP